A window from Flavobacterium sp. 83 encodes these proteins:
- a CDS encoding agmatine/peptidylarginine deiminase, whose translation MMSTTNNRRFPAEWEKQQGILLCFPHNGKDWPGKYEAVQWAFVEFIKKVATFETVFLVVADENQKEKVNTMLETAHVELANISYIIHKTNRSWMRDSGPIIVKNGTEREALNFNFNGWAKYKNIQLDKFVPAKVGEFLNIPVTQVMYKGKPVIVEGGAIDSNGKGTLLTSEECLMHPDIQVRNPNFTKVDYEAVFKEYLGITNVIWLGDGIEGDDTHGHIDDLCRFVNEDTIVTIVETDPTDNNYKPLQDNLKRLQNAKLENGKSPVIIALPMPKRLEFDGLRLPASYANFLILNNCVLVPTFNDSNDRKALNILAECFPDREIIGISATDFIWGFGTLHCLSQQIPE comes from the coding sequence ATGATGAGTACGACCAACAATAGAAGATTCCCTGCTGAGTGGGAAAAGCAACAAGGAATTTTACTGTGTTTTCCTCACAACGGAAAAGACTGGCCAGGAAAATACGAAGCGGTTCAATGGGCTTTTGTGGAGTTCATCAAAAAAGTAGCCACTTTCGAAACTGTTTTTTTAGTGGTTGCCGATGAAAACCAAAAAGAAAAAGTCAATACGATGCTGGAAACAGCTCATGTTGAACTAGCAAATATTTCTTATATCATTCATAAAACCAATAGAAGTTGGATGCGTGATTCGGGGCCGATTATTGTAAAAAACGGAACCGAAAGAGAAGCTTTAAACTTTAATTTTAATGGCTGGGCGAAGTATAAAAACATTCAATTAGACAAATTTGTTCCAGCGAAAGTAGGCGAATTTCTAAATATTCCTGTGACTCAAGTCATGTATAAAGGAAAACCTGTAATTGTAGAAGGCGGAGCGATTGACAGTAACGGAAAAGGAACTTTACTGACTTCAGAAGAATGTTTGATGCATCCTGATATTCAGGTTCGGAATCCAAATTTTACGAAAGTAGATTACGAAGCGGTTTTCAAGGAATACCTTGGAATTACCAATGTGATTTGGTTAGGTGATGGAATTGAAGGCGACGATACACACGGTCATATTGATGATTTATGCCGCTTTGTAAACGAAGATACGATTGTGACTATTGTAGAAACAGATCCAACGGATAATAACTACAAACCATTGCAAGACAATTTAAAACGCTTGCAAAATGCCAAATTGGAAAATGGTAAATCACCTGTAATTATTGCTTTACCAATGCCAAAACGTTTAGAATTTGACGGCTTGCGATTGCCAGCCAGTTATGCCAATTTCTTGATTTTGAACAATTGTGTTTTGGTTCCTACTTTTAACGACAGTAATGACCGAAAAGCGTTGAACATACTTGCAGAATGTTTTCCTGATAGAGAAATTATCGGAATAAGTGCTACTGATTTTATTTGGGGTTTTGGAACTTTACATTGTTTAAGTCAACAAATTCCAGAATAA
- a CDS encoding aldose 1-epimerase family protein, which translates to MKTVIKNTFLTATINNFGAELCSLKDNLNKEYVWEGNPDFWGKHSPILFPIVGTLKNNSFHYNGEEYHLSRHGFAREMEFELIDKKENSATFSIQSSEETLKVYPFKFELQIIYTLEKNNLSVAYKVINKGNSQIPFSIGAHPAFALPGNFDNYSIQFEKEEPLQYYLLENDLISNKTKKLETQEGQIPLTYQLFENDALIFKTLESKSLTILENKKPFLKVNFEDFPSLGIWTKMKAPFLCIEPWFGYSDTGENSGNIFEKEGIQILNENETFDSQFTIEIL; encoded by the coding sequence TTGAAAACAGTCATTAAAAACACATTTTTAACCGCTACAATAAACAACTTCGGTGCTGAATTATGTTCTCTAAAAGACAACTTGAATAAGGAATATGTCTGGGAAGGAAATCCTGATTTTTGGGGAAAACATTCTCCTATTCTATTTCCGATTGTGGGTACGCTGAAAAACAATTCTTTTCACTACAATGGGGAAGAATACCACTTATCCCGCCATGGTTTTGCCAGAGAAATGGAATTTGAATTAATTGACAAAAAGGAAAACAGCGCAACTTTTTCGATACAATCTTCTGAAGAAACACTAAAAGTATATCCATTCAAATTTGAATTACAAATTATTTATACTTTAGAAAAAAACAACCTAAGCGTTGCATACAAGGTTATAAATAAAGGAAATTCACAAATTCCATTTTCTATTGGAGCACATCCTGCATTCGCTTTACCAGGAAATTTTGATAATTATTCCATTCAATTTGAAAAAGAAGAACCTTTACAATATTATCTTCTTGAAAATGATTTGATTTCAAATAAAACAAAAAAACTGGAAACCCAAGAAGGACAAATTCCATTGACTTACCAATTATTCGAAAATGATGCCTTAATTTTCAAAACATTAGAATCTAAATCATTAACTATTTTAGAAAATAAAAAACCATTCTTAAAAGTCAATTTTGAGGATTTCCCAAGTTTAGGAATTTGGACAAAAATGAAAGCTCCATTTCTTTGCATTGAACCTTGGTTTGGCTATTCGGATACTGGCGAAAATTCGGGAAATATATTTGAAAAAGAAGGCATACAAATTTTGAATGAAAATGAAACTTTCGATTCTCAATTTACTATCGAAATTCTTTAA
- a CDS encoding GNAT family N-acetyltransferase, giving the protein MLMLNFNPFPILETERIVLRRVNTNDVNEIFSLRSNPETMKYIPRPLVKTLEDAVEHIAMIDAKIENNEGINWAITLKDNPKLIGIIGHYRIKPENFRAEIGYMLLPEFNGKGIISEAVKEVVNYGFNVMKLHSIEAIIDPENFGSEKVLQKNGFIKEAHLKENEFYEGRFLDTVIYSILNKI; this is encoded by the coding sequence ATGTTAATGCTAAATTTTAATCCATTTCCAATACTAGAAACGGAACGTATTGTATTAAGACGCGTTAATACTAACGATGTTAATGAAATTTTCTCTTTACGCTCAAATCCGGAAACGATGAAATACATTCCGAGACCATTAGTAAAAACGCTTGAAGATGCCGTGGAACACATAGCAATGATTGATGCTAAAATTGAAAATAACGAAGGCATCAATTGGGCAATTACATTAAAAGACAACCCAAAACTGATTGGAATTATTGGTCATTATCGAATAAAACCAGAAAATTTTCGCGCCGAAATTGGTTATATGCTACTTCCTGAATTTAATGGAAAAGGAATTATTTCGGAAGCTGTAAAAGAGGTTGTAAATTATGGCTTTAATGTAATGAAACTCCATTCTATTGAAGCGATAATTGATCCTGAAAATTTTGGTTCAGAAAAAGTATTACAAAAAAACGGTTTTATAAAAGAAGCCCATTTGAAGGAAAATGAATTCTACGAAGGACGCTTTTTAGATACCGTTATTTATTCCATTTTGAATAAAATATAG
- a CDS encoding M1 family metallopeptidase: protein MKNNFIKATFCLAFICGVSSLQAQDTKANVSKYDYHDAFAPGFYTKNGTETRSASGQPGYKYWQNRADYQLTAILNDKNSEITGTETLTYTNNSPDKLAFLWMNVDQNLFKKDSRGIAVIPVSGSRNGADGEDFDGGHKIKSIKVIATVGGKTIEKEAKFTIVDTRMQIILPQELNGNGTSIKVKIDFSYISPKYGSDRTGVLDTKNGKIFTIAQWYPRMCVYDDVKGWNTLPYIGAGEFYLEYGDFDVAITAPANHIVVCSGDLQNPSEVYTAEQQKRWAQAAASDKTVMIRTAAEVTNASSRPAGKATLTWKFKIKNSRDVAFASSAAFIIDAAKINLPSGKKSIAISAYPVESDGQDAYGRSTEYTKTSIENYSKRWFEFPYPAATNVAGNEGGMEYPGIVFCGWESKKEDLWGVTDHEFGHGWFPMIVGSNERLFAWMDEGFNTFINSLSSVDFNNGEYKQPVSDLHRSSKMLTNPDLEPVYTAPDGLKEANLGILAYYKPGSGLTMLREQILGKERFDYAFRTYTERWAFKHPTPDDFFRTMENVAGEDLNWFWRGWIMNNWRFDQAVSKVKYVKNDPAKGAIITVDNLEKMPFPVIMDIKSKSGKVTRVTLPVEIWERNKSWSFKSNTTEEIESVTLDPAHVFPDANTDNDTWTSGKGELEKDIILDAYLGVFSSKQIPVKLVFSEENGVLVGKSEGQPNLSFTPSGKDKFLANQVGLTIQYNENKSEFTLEVNGQSFLFTRDK from the coding sequence ATGAAAAACAATTTCATTAAAGCTACCTTTTGTTTAGCTTTTATTTGTGGAGTTTCCTCGCTTCAGGCACAAGATACCAAAGCAAATGTTTCAAAGTATGATTATCATGATGCCTTTGCACCAGGATTTTATACAAAAAATGGAACAGAAACACGTTCTGCAAGTGGTCAACCCGGTTATAAATACTGGCAAAATAGAGCTGATTACCAGTTGACAGCTATTCTAAATGATAAAAACAGTGAAATTACTGGAACTGAAACGTTAACTTATACCAACAATAGCCCGGATAAATTGGCTTTTCTTTGGATGAACGTTGACCAGAATTTATTTAAAAAAGATTCTCGTGGAATTGCAGTTATTCCTGTAAGCGGAAGTCGTAATGGAGCAGATGGAGAAGATTTTGACGGAGGTCATAAAATAAAATCTATCAAAGTTATTGCTACTGTAGGAGGAAAGACTATTGAAAAGGAAGCGAAATTTACTATAGTAGATACGCGTATGCAAATTATTTTGCCACAAGAATTAAATGGTAACGGTACTTCAATTAAAGTAAAAATTGACTTCTCTTATATTTCACCAAAATATGGTTCAGACAGAACAGGAGTTTTAGATACTAAAAATGGTAAAATTTTCACTATTGCACAGTGGTATCCTAGAATGTGTGTGTATGACGATGTAAAAGGCTGGAACACGCTACCTTACATAGGCGCAGGTGAGTTTTATTTAGAATATGGAGATTTTGATGTGGCTATCACTGCACCGGCTAATCATATTGTAGTTTGTTCAGGTGATTTGCAAAATCCATCAGAAGTTTACACAGCTGAACAACAAAAACGTTGGGCACAAGCTGCTGCAAGTGACAAAACGGTTATGATTCGTACAGCTGCAGAAGTTACCAATGCAAGTTCTAGACCTGCAGGAAAAGCTACTTTGACATGGAAATTTAAAATAAAAAATTCAAGAGACGTTGCATTTGCATCTTCAGCTGCATTTATTATTGATGCTGCCAAAATTAATTTGCCAAGCGGAAAAAAATCAATTGCAATTTCTGCTTATCCAGTAGAAAGTGATGGTCAGGACGCATACGGTCGTTCAACAGAATATACAAAAACATCTATTGAAAATTATTCAAAACGTTGGTTTGAATTCCCTTATCCAGCAGCTACAAATGTTGCCGGTAATGAAGGTGGAATGGAATATCCTGGTATTGTTTTTTGTGGTTGGGAATCTAAAAAAGAGGATTTGTGGGGAGTAACTGATCACGAATTTGGGCACGGTTGGTTTCCTATGATTGTAGGTTCAAACGAACGATTATTTGCTTGGATGGACGAAGGATTTAATACATTTATTAATTCGTTGAGTTCAGTTGATTTTAATAACGGAGAATACAAACAGCCAGTTTCAGATTTGCATCGTTCTTCAAAAATGCTTACTAATCCTGATTTGGAGCCTGTTTATACAGCACCAGATGGATTGAAAGAAGCTAACTTAGGTATTTTAGCGTATTACAAACCGGGTTCAGGTCTTACGATGTTGCGTGAGCAGATATTAGGAAAAGAACGTTTTGATTATGCTTTTAGAACATATACAGAGCGTTGGGCTTTCAAACATCCAACACCAGATGACTTTTTTCGTACCATGGAGAATGTTGCAGGTGAGGATTTAAACTGGTTTTGGAGAGGTTGGATCATGAACAACTGGCGTTTTGACCAAGCGGTTTCTAAAGTGAAATATGTAAAAAATGATCCTGCTAAAGGAGCTATTATCACTGTAGATAACTTAGAAAAAATGCCTTTTCCTGTTATCATGGATATTAAATCTAAATCAGGTAAAGTAACTAGAGTTACGCTTCCAGTAGAAATATGGGAACGTAATAAAAGTTGGTCTTTCAAATCGAATACAACTGAAGAAATTGAATCTGTAACATTAGATCCAGCACATGTTTTTCCAGATGCTAATACGGATAATGATACTTGGACTTCTGGTAAAGGGGAATTAGAGAAAGATATAATCTTAGATGCTTATTTAGGGGTGTTTTCAAGTAAACAAATTCCTGTAAAACTTGTTTTTTCTGAGGAAAACGGAGTTCTTGTTGGAAAATCTGAAGGTCAGCCAAATTTAAGTTTTACACCTTCAGGAAAGGATAAATTCTTGGCTAATCAAGTTGGACTTACCATTCAGTATAATGAAAATAAAAGTGAATTTACATTGGAAGTAAATGGACAAAGTTTCTTGTTTACAAGAGATAAATAA
- a CDS encoding DUF3575 domain-containing protein — protein MKKLLVLSILIFSIHLQSQTYAKVNALTALVAVPNIGIETSIGKKSTFQFDILVSPWKSIDGLPYEFLTITPEYRFFFKEKFNGFYAGANIGGSIYKVSKGTHIKDHEYENGFGYMIGATLGYQKKINAKFMLDFYLGGGSHQGFYKGYSVDTNVRYDKAIDYNKSGEWLPYRGGVMISYKLN, from the coding sequence ATGAAAAAATTATTAGTACTTTCAATTCTTATCTTTTCAATTCATTTACAAAGTCAAACCTACGCTAAGGTAAATGCACTAACAGCTTTGGTTGCTGTACCTAACATAGGAATTGAAACTAGTATTGGGAAAAAATCTACTTTCCAATTTGATATTTTAGTTTCTCCTTGGAAATCAATAGATGGGTTGCCTTATGAATTCCTAACCATTACTCCAGAATATCGCTTTTTTTTTAAAGAAAAATTTAATGGATTTTATGCTGGTGCAAATATAGGAGGATCTATATATAAAGTATCTAAAGGAACTCATATAAAAGATCATGAATATGAAAATGGCTTTGGTTATATGATAGGAGCAACATTAGGATACCAAAAAAAAATCAATGCTAAATTTATGTTGGATTTTTACCTTGGAGGAGGTTCTCATCAAGGTTTTTACAAAGGATATTCAGTTGATACTAATGTACGTTACGATAAAGCTATAGATTACAACAAAAGTGGAGAATGGTTACCCTATCGCGGAGGAGTTATGATTTCTTATAAATTAAACTAA
- a CDS encoding carbon-nitrogen hydrolase — translation MPNKKYKIAVIQLNLNDIAENNLKKCISWVRDAANLGAEVISLPELYSSHYFCQSEDVDNFALAEPLYSTSFIAFSALAKELGVVIIVPFFEKRMAGIYHNSAYIIDTDGSEAGLYRKMHIPDDPHFYEKFYFTPGDLGFKTIPTKKGKIGTLICWDQWYPEAARLTALQGAEVLFYPTAIGWHPAEKDEYGVNQHGAWMSVMKGHAVANGVYVAAANRIGLEQYLPDTAGIQFWGSSFIAGPQGEILAQASHDKEEILIAEVDLDLQENVRQNWPFFRDRRIDAFGDITKRAID, via the coding sequence ATGCCAAACAAAAAATACAAAATAGCAGTCATTCAATTGAATCTTAATGATATTGCCGAAAACAACTTGAAAAAATGTATCAGTTGGGTTCGCGATGCTGCAAACCTTGGTGCCGAAGTGATTTCGTTGCCGGAATTATACAGCAGTCATTATTTTTGTCAAAGCGAAGATGTAGATAATTTTGCTTTGGCAGAACCATTATACAGCACTTCATTTATTGCTTTTAGCGCTTTGGCAAAAGAATTAGGCGTGGTGATTATTGTCCCTTTCTTCGAAAAAAGAATGGCAGGAATCTACCACAATAGCGCATACATTATTGACACTGACGGTTCAGAAGCAGGATTGTATCGTAAAATGCACATTCCGGACGATCCTCATTTTTATGAAAAATTCTATTTCACACCTGGTGATTTAGGTTTTAAAACTATTCCAACCAAAAAAGGAAAAATTGGAACTTTAATTTGTTGGGATCAATGGTATCCTGAAGCAGCTCGTTTGACGGCGTTACAAGGTGCTGAAGTGTTGTTTTACCCAACAGCAATTGGATGGCATCCAGCAGAAAAAGACGAATATGGTGTGAACCAACATGGCGCTTGGATGAGTGTTATGAAAGGACACGCGGTTGCAAATGGCGTTTATGTTGCTGCTGCAAATAGAATTGGTTTAGAGCAATATTTACCTGATACGGCGGGAATTCAGTTTTGGGGATCTTCGTTTATTGCGGGACCACAAGGCGAAATTTTGGCGCAAGCCTCACACGATAAGGAAGAAATTCTGATTGCCGAAGTAGATTTAGATTTACAGGAAAATGTACGTCAGAACTGGCCATTTTTTAGAGACAGAAGAATAGACGCTTTTGGTGATATAACAAAAAGAGCAATCGACTAA